DNA from Daucus carota subsp. sativus chromosome 1, DH1 v3.0, whole genome shotgun sequence:
GTTCTTCCCCGGCAAAGCAAAGTGGTTTCTAAAACTTCAACAAGCTCGGCAGGGAACTTTCCGGGAGCAGGGCTTACAAAGGGAACTCCAATTGGAATTCAAAGTAACTTGGCCTATTGATCTTGACCAGCCTCGACTGGTTCCACAGCAAATGTAACTTGCCTGTAAACTATTCCCTCGGCTGGCACGACATTGAGAAGAGAAAAAAATCTTCACTGGTTTTATAAAATGGAGTCCAGTCCTGGAAATGGTTCGCACAAGGAATAAAAAGAAAAGGGGGGTCTCACACCGGTGTAAAGTAAAAGCAATTTACTTATACTCAGAGATTGCATTTGCTGGCCTTTAACTGGCTTTACAAAACAGGCTTTTATCACAGCCTTGATCCACAGGATGGGAAAAGTACCGGCCCGGACTAAGCCCCTGTTGTCATGGTAGCCTTTAGAGTTAGAGTAGTTGCTTGCCCAAAGCCGTTATGCTTTCATACTGGTCACCTAACTCATGTTTAGGCACTCCCCCTACTAATAGGAATGTGACTGTCCTCTATCCCTAGTTGTAACTGACCTTTCCCGAGAAGAAGAGGATACTAAGGGATATAGCTAGTAAATGGAACTCCAACTCCCTCGCTCCTAACTCAACTATGCCCAGATAATCTACTAAAGAACTTCATTCGTTGGCCGAAGCCGGCTCACTTCATTCTGAAACTCCTCTTTCTATACTTAATCAGAAGAACTAGAactcttttctttacactttgtCCTAGAAGCCCGGGACTAGCAACCAATAGGAGAAGAGGACCCTAGCAACAATAGCAAGAGCAGCAAGAGCAGCCCTGCCTGCGAGTAGAAGAACAAGGATACTAGCATCCGTAGAAGGAGCAGGGTACATTTCCAAGAGGGCCCTAAGATAAGAGGGGGCAAAGCCACTCAAACGAATGTGAGAGGGGTCAGAAGTAGCGACAAGTTAATCAAAAGCAGCAAGCTTGTTCCGTATACTTTCGTGAATAAGGCTAAAATGAAAGGAATGTCGGTACGGATTAAAGCAAGAATCCCGATGACAAGTCTCTGCCTGCAGACTAACACTCTGGAGGCGGACTGTGCAGCTGTACAGTCCGCCTCTTCAATGGTGTAGAGAGGCACAACAAAACCATTCTTGTCAATCACAAGTAGAGTGCACCTGATGCTTGTGAGTGACACAGATAAGTGCACGTCCAATTAAGAATTAAGAATTTGTTAGAATTCATTATTTAAAAGAAGCCTTGCCCTCTAGTTGATAAGGCGATCTCTCTCTAAAATGAGTTTGGCAAATCGACCGAAAAATAGAATGAATGATCACAGTGTCTTAGCACCTTTTCTTTACTCGGGAAGAGGGCGAGTAGTTAATATCTTAAATAAGTGTGTTTCTAACGAATGCTAAACCGGCCTGGCGTTGCTTGATTTGATTAATAGGAAAGAGGGGAGTTGGAAGAATCAGTTTTTATGAAGTATGAGGACCAAAAAAAGAGCTCAAACCTCTGTACGCAGATTTATTTGGATCCGATTACTTAATGCTGAACGACAGGCCTTAGACTCACAAGACCTTTTAACCCGAGTCAGGGCTGCTTTTGCATGTAATACCGTTGTCGTAACGAAGGAAAATTCGGAATTTCTGGATGAAGAATTGAGtttccttctttgttttgtcTTTTGCCGTCAATTTAAGATAGTCATAGTTCGTGTGCCGCGCGCGGGAATATTCATTATATTTAGAGTAAGGCCCCGCTGCTTTTGATGGAATGAAAAAATGTCAAGTAAACTCTATTGCATTCTTTTCTTTCCTCGGGCTATCACATCTGGAATCCAATTCTGTTAAAATTGGaatatcttataatatatatattagttctgTAATGTAGACATCGCTTACTTCATTCCAAGTTTGATAGGCCTGGAATCACAACATGGTCCTAACTAGGGCTTCAAGCTCTTTCTTTCATGGGAAGTCGTTCACCCCTGAATAAATGATGTAGATAAACTTCCTTCTTCTCGTTTGACTTCGACTCTCTCTTGCCCGCGGTGCTGCAGTCATATTTTTCGAGTTAAGGAACGAATTAAAAAAGCATGATGAAATTGATAGAATCCGTTTTTGTTCAGCTGACATGGTACTCTTCTTTCTGTCTTTTCTCGCTGGTCGAACCTATTTCAATTCCTCTTCTTTCAGTCGATCGGTCAATAAGGTCTTCATTCAAGTTTTTTCTTATGTAGTGGAAACGCCTTACAATCCGGTGGGGTTTCGGTTCGTTAGCTGGTATTTGCGCAGCTCGTAGTTCCACTTTTTCTTACTCTAGTTGAGTAGGACATCACTCTTTTCTTTAGTAGAGTAGACAAGTGCGTTTGCTTCCTCTTTCTTTGGTCGAGCCTCACTTCTCTAATTCGGTATAACGAGAAGGAGTTTACTAAGGTCAGCTCAAGAAGGAGCTACTTTTGTCAGTGCAATAGGGGGCACTTACTAAGGTCAATGCACAGTTAGATTTGTGGAACTAATTATGCCTTTCTTACACGGATGAGACTGATCACGGAGGACAGCACGAATTGAATTACTCTATattacagatatatatatagtaattagTGTGTAGTGAGGTTTATTATCTTATCTAGGTAAGTAGTCTTTACTTAACTCAACTGAAACAATGCCCAACAACTCCCATGCCTTTCTTGGCCCAACCGGCTGGCTCTTTTCGACAAGCCTTTCTTCATAGAGGAGTAAGCAGAAACTTTACAGATAATAAAGACAATGGCTCTACTTTTTAAGGAACTGGAGAAGGGGGAACTTCTCAGCCTTGTTCAATACCTTCTCTTTTGTATATCAGTCTTACTCGTAGTTATTATATTCTGACTTTTCTGGGGTGTGTATATTTGCTATAAGCTTTTACGTCAGAATAGAGTCGCGAGGGAGATTATAGATCAGCATCACTTTGAATTCATTTTAGGGGAGATAAAACAGGGGGGTCGGCTACCGTTCGTAGAGGTCAGCGCCGACCGCAGAAAAGTCGGGCCTTCGGAGGTACTTCCTCTGAAGAATACTAAAACGGGCGTGCCCGAGAAAGAGCCGTAAAGGCGCTTGAAACAGCAGCTCCCCTGCCTGCCCAGTTCCATCTTTCCGTTGGTCAACAACCAAAAAAGTTATCTATACTTCTTCACTACTCGTACAGGAAGGACTCTCTTTCTGTCTGGAGGGAATACTTTGTTCGAAAGAAAGATGCCTCAACTGGATAAATTCACTTATTTCACACAATTCTTCTGGTCATGCCTTTTCCTCTTTACTTTCTATATTGCCATATGCAATGATGGAGATGGACTACTTGGGATCAGCAGAATTCTAAAACTGCGGAACCAACTTCTTTCACACCAGGAGAACAACATCCGGAGCAAGGACCCCAACAGTTTGGAAGATATCTTGAGAAAAGGTTTTAGCACCGGTGTATCCTATATGTACTCCAGTTTATTCGAAGTATCCCAATGGTGTAACGCCGTCGACTTATTGGGAAAAAGGAGGAGGATCCCTTTGATCTCTTGTTTCGGAGAAATAAGTGGCTCACGAGGAATGGAAAGAAACATATTCTATTTGATCTCGAAGTCCTCATATAGCACTTCTTCCAATCCTGGATGGGGGATCACTTGTAGGAATGACATAACGCTAATCCATGTTCCACACGGCCAAAGAAGCTTCGGTTTTTAATCTCATTATTACTTGATAGAACTACAAGGTACAAGGGTCTGATTCTTCTTCAGAAGAGGATATGTAGGTAGTTCGGTGTTTATAGCCGGATGCGACCCCCCCACATCGCGGGCCCCGGGGCACTCCCTCCATCCATGGAGAAAACAGCATCTTTCACTTCAAAGGAGGGAAGGCGTAGATCCTCGATCCAAGTCTCGTCTTTTGTTTTGAGTGACGATGTTCTTTCAGTTTTGGAAGCAAAGATCAAATATTAAGCAGCAGATACCACTAGATAAAATGAAGATGAAAGAGATGCTTAAAGAGAAGAATCCGATCTTTGATGCACTGAATCATACATAACACATACGCATTTGAATTTTCAGAATCATAGGAATTAGAAGAAGCTGCCACTAACACATCTGTAGAAGCAGACAAGGAAGATGCCGTTGAAAAAGGAAGTTCGAGCTTGAGTGCCCGGATGGGGTTTCAGTGTAGTAAAGaaattcttttttcaatttttgtggAATGAATGAAGGAAGACCATACCATTAGAGGAAGGGTGGTTTTGCATTGAAACGGCGCAACGCCCATTCCTGACCTGCAATCTTTTAGGGCAACGCTTGCTGATAGACACGAGACCAGCACGCGACCATAAGGATATTCTGCTTACAATAGCAATACTCAAGAAAAAGACAATGGGCTGATATGGGCTTGACTAATGATATTGGGCTGCTTGAATGGGCAATGCTGCGTTGGGTGTAACAAAGCCCCCCCCTCCTGACCTCAGGCGTTGAAATCGGGGTAGCGGGCCTCTGCGTCAACCCAAGTTGCATCTTCTGTTGGAAGGCCCACCCACTTGACAAGCAGAAACCTTTCACGGGTCTGTTCTTGCGTTTGAAAAGGCCTCTGTCCAGAATCTTCTCCGGAGTCCAAAACATCAGACCGTCCTAATTTGTTCTTCCGAGAGAGGTTCTGAAAGAATGATTCCCCCGCAGGAGTTGACCGGGGAGGGAAGATAGATGGGAACTGCTGGGCTGGCTTCCACGTGATTTAATGTAAACATTTAATCGGCCCTATGATGGACctttagaataaaaataaataggtaagggctttttttttaattaagccCAATCCTCTCGTGGATCATACGTCTTACCATCTTCAGTAACTAAATCAATGAAATTCTTTCGAGTAGTCATGAATTAAAGCAAACGATTCCCTATACTAGAATCAGACGgagttcttcttttttttcttttctgggTAGGCATCTTCCTTCTTTAACCCTTTTAGTATAGCTTGAACTCGTACAAAGCGCTCAAGATGGTCGAAAAAAGTAGCAGCTTTCACGTATGGTAATTTCCGCCGATCTAATTTATTAAACAAGGCAAGGCCCCAAGTACATGAACTATTATAGCTTCCAGTGTATATTGACCTAACACATTTAGAATACTTAAAGCCTTATCAGTTAGACCCATTTTCTTCTGCTTTAGATAATCTTTTGCTGTAATCTTACTTGGATTAAGTATCTAACCATTGCTGGATATTTCTCAAAAGCCTTAGTCTCTTTTCCTTAAAACTCCCTTGTATAACTTTCGATTTTAATCtttaattcatataaattaaatcTTTATCCGTTTTACAATCATAATAACCATCTTTtaacattttgaaaaaattcttaTTAAGAGCCTGAGTTTTCCATTTTTTAGATTTCATATGCATCTCAACTTTTTTTAGGAATATATTCATGAACTTGTCATACATTAAACATCTTACAGCATCCTTATCTTTCATCTCACTACTCTTTTTACCCACTTCTATACCGGTCCCCTTCTTTTATCCCATCATGTAGCTGGAAATAAGCCAGTAAAAGAAAACTAGAAGCAAGTGGGGGTACGTAAACGAGGACGGATCACAGTGTTTTTGTACTGGTCAGCTTTGAGGTGTCGAGTGAGGGATTGTTCTATCTCTTATGAAAAGGGCCCTGGTGCCTTATTATTAGAGAAAGGGGAGTACTATCTGACGCTTCGCTCGATTATTGTCCTATTCCGCTCGATTATTGCGCCCTTTTCTTTAGGGCCGGGGACGGGGTTAAGCCGCGTGGCGATACCCGCGAAAAACAAAACATAGGAACTTCAACTATTGAGATAATTTTAGTTGGGGGGCCCTTCGTACTCAAATCCGAACAGGGAAAGGGCACTTTTTCAGCGCACTCAAAGATAGTGTGTATGGGGTTAAATATTCATGAAAAACCATTATGTTATGAAATGATCCATGTTACGGAACCAAGACGccctattatattaataatacgaATATAATAAAGAAGAGGGTTGCTAATAAGAAGAAAGAGTTAAGGGCCTCCAACGCCTATAAATAGAAGCTTCTTTCAGTCTCTATTTGGCACAAAGGGCACTTAGTAGAAGTCGGAAAGAAAGTGAGTAGCCATGGATCCCAACCCCAATGTAATTGAAAGACTTTCTCtgctttcaaatttaatagcGCAGGTCGACGAAACAAAGCTCTACTGGGAGCAAAGGCTGGGGCTATTCTGGGAGCATCCGCCTGCTCTCGATCCTGAGGTGGTAGGGCAAGCAATGCAGGAAACCCGGGACCGCATTCGCGATCTGGAGGCCCAGAAGAGCGCCCTAGTCCAGCAGCAGCAAGCACTAATTGTGCAAGCTGCTATTGATCGTGCCAACCGCGGGGGAGATTAGAGGAGAGGAGTCCGTCGACTCTTTTGAGTTTTAGAAGGTTTAAATAAGTGTCTGTAGACGCAAAGTAGTGTGTTTTCATTTATGGTGTTCTTTGTCTTTGTTTGGTGGAGATCTACGAAttattatgttgtgtttagtTGTGTGGCTGGTCCATGTGTCCTATTGGATGTACTCTCATGTATCAAAACTTGCTTGTAGTGCTGGAATGAAGAATAATAAAAATCTGCTCTGTTTTAGTTCATTCTCTTTCCCTGTTTtgtgcataaaaattatttattcttgTTAATTTCTCACATTATACAAGCTAAAACTACAGCCAACGGGGTGGAAGTTGTGTGTTTACAGTAACTCTCATCTAATAGCATAGCAGAAAGCTTCCATGCCTCGTAATCCTATCTTTAAAACTCCCGGTGTCGTTAAAGCGCAGTAACGAGAAGTTTTTAGATAACAAGATATCCGATACGTAAGATTTCAAGTAAGCACAATTAGCCGTAGAATATAACTCTGATCGTAGAGCACTGAACGCTACTACGCTTGCTCGATTTGACCCCATAAGCGGAATCACCACCCAATAGCATGTTGCCGCCAGAAGCAGAACCCCGTATTTCTTCTAAAGACTCTCCTAATTGTTCCAGAGCAACTAGAAAGAGATTCTTTAACCAGAAAGAATTCGGTTCAGATGTAGGATACACCTATCCAGAAGTTTTCGCAACTCAATCATATATGATGGAATCATCAAAGATTTTACCTTTTCAAACTCTGTCTGTAACTCACTAGAGGCCCGGGAAACAAAGATAAGATGTGTACGAACGAGATATCCAGTTTATGAACCAACAACTCTGTAGTTTTCCCGCATCTGAATACGAGTCCGGGGCCAATGATGAAGGAACTAGTGGCATACGAGTACCTTTCTAGTGATGTTTACACTTTTCGTGAACCTATTCATTCCTGCTCGAAACGTTCTTCGCTCGGTATGGCACAATAGATAAGTAGTTGGTCTGGCCCTGAACCTCCGCGCCTATGACTTCGTTTCTCAGGAAATTCGCGCGGCAGAAGATCCTGAATTTGAGACTTTCTACACAAAAAATATTCTCTTAAACGAAGGTATTCGTGCTTGGATGGCGGCTCAAGATCAGCCTCATGAAAACCTTATATTCCCTGAGGAGGTTCTACCCCGTGGAAACGCTCTTTAATGGAACTTTAGCTTTAGCTGGTCGTGACCAAGAAACCACCGGTTTCGCTTGGTGGGCCGGGAATGCCCGGCTTATCAATTTATCCGGTAAACTACTAGGGGCTCATGTAGCCCATGCCGGATTAATCGTATTCTGGGCCGGAGGAATGAACCTATTTGAAGTGGCTCATTTCGTACCAGAAAAGCCTATGTATGAACAAGGATTAATTTTACTTCCTCACCTAGCTACTCTAGGTTGGGGAGTAGGTCCTGGTGGGGAAGTTATAGACACTTTTCCATATTTTGTATCTGGAGTACTTCATTTAATTTCCTCTGCAGTATTGGGCTTTGGTGGTATTTATCATGCACTTCTAGGACCTGAGACGCTTGAAGAATCTTTTCCATTCTTCGGTTATGTATGGAAAGATAGAAATAAAATGACCACAATTTTAGGTATTCACTTAATCTTGTTAGGTATAGGAGCTTTTCTTCTAGTATTCAAGGCTCTTTATTTTGGTGGTGTCTATGATACCTGGGCTCCGGGAGGGGGAGATGTAAGAAAAATTACCAACTTGACCCTTAACCCAAGTATTATATTTGGTTATTTACTAAAATCCCCTTTTGGAGGGGAAGGGTGGATTGTTAGTGTAGACGATTTGGAAGATATAATCGGAGGACATGTATGGTTAGGTTCCATTTGTATACTTGGTGGAATCTGGCATATCTTAACCAAACCTTTCGCATGGGCTCGACGCGCACTTGTATGGTCTGGAGAGGCTTACTTATCTTATAGTTTAGCGGCTTTATCCGTCTTTGGTTTCATTGCTTGTTGTTTTGTCTGGTTCAATAATACCGCCTATCCTAGCGAGTTTTACGGACCCACTGGACCAGAAGCTTCTCAAGCTCAAGCATTTACTTTTCTAGTTTAGAGACCAACGGCTGGGGGCTAACGTGGGCTCTGCTCAAGGACCTACCGGTTTAGGTAAATATTTAATGCGTTCTCCCACCGGAGAAGTCATTTTTGGAGGAGAAACTCCGCGTTTTTGGGATCTACGTGCCCCTTGGTTAGAACCTCTAAGGGGTCCAACCCCCTTTCCCTTTagggttaaaaaatagaaaaatctcGAGTTCCCGCTGTTCTTCGTGTTTTTAGTGGATAGACTTGGGCAGCAAGCTATCTGTTCCCCTAAAGCAAAAGTAGCTCGAGCCAAAAGCGACAGCGAGGCCCCCGCATTGCGGGGGGGCGGGGAAAGTGGGCTAGTGGGTTCCCCCGCTAGGAAGGGTTCTTTACATCTAGTGAATGAAGGTCGGCCCTTCAGCGGTACTTGCTCATCCTAAAACAAGCGTGCCCTCTTCTGACGAGAAAGAGCCTTTTAAGCAGATCAAAGACCTGGAGGATCCGTAGGCCCGAAGCGCGCTAGTACTCGTTGATCTATACTGTATATAGCCGCCTGCATTCCCACTCTATCTTGGACAGAACTGCATAACATAGGCTTGATCCCGGCCCCCGCCAGGCATGTAGGCAGGCTCCGCCATGGAACCGCAGCCCCACGATGCATTCAGTTAAGATGAAGTAAGCAAAGAGAACTCAAAGAGGTAGGTTAATGTCTGGCAGCGCCCGTGTTCAACACGTGTTAAAGGCAGCTAAAATGCCCTTATAGAATTAGATTTGAGCTTAGCTTAGCTCTTTCTAGAGATTCTTGGCCAGGAAATAGAAGAGAAGTTTTGGAAGGAAGTGAATTAGCCACCTACGATGAATacataaaaaagaaagaagaaaagaggCGGAGATGGGAGATTTACATGGACAAGATTAataaaaagagaagaaagataAGGGCAATCTAGCTAGTCTCAGCCAgctagtataatatataaaatagagaaaagaattgaatatcatataagaagTGAATTTATAGCCTTTGTACTTGGATCTTGACTTGGACCTCGAATGACTAGATTTTGAGGAATCGATCTAGCTGCTTATCCTATAGATAGTGTCGGCAATCGCCTCCGCTATTTCGGCCGTTGTCGGCATAACTGCTTCGGTATTATACTTACCTAAACACAGAATTCGTGCCATGATTAGCAGACCCTTCTCCAATGACCCTGCAAAGCGTTAGCGCTAGCCAGGTCAATAGTTCAAGTATCAATGAAAGTCTCTATTTCACTTTCAAAAAGCAGCAGTCTACACAAAATTCCATCTTCGATGCGGGTCTTGTCTCTTTCTAGTAAATAGAATCATTCCTATCAGATCATGCCTGATAAGCAATGGAATGAGCGATCTCAGATGTCATTCTTGCATCATGATGCCGAGAACCGTCTGCTCTCTCTCGCTAACTTAGTAGATGGAAAGAAGAAAGAGTCTGCAGAGATGGTACCACTAGGAGACAAGATCCAATAAAGGAACTTCACTCAAAGCTGGGGAAGTAATGGATGAAGGGTAAATAGCGTAGATAAGAAGGGGCGTCGTTAGCGGGCTAGACATATATTGAATGAAGAAAGAGAGGAGGAGAACAAGCCACTTTTTTTCTTTCACTAGTCTCGGGTTTACATAATAGTATTGAGGGAAAGGATCAACTGCTATTGAAATCGCTGGTTGGTTGTTGACCAACGGAATGAATTGGAGTCTTTTTTCGTTGGTCAGCTGTAAACCAAGTGCTGTCCGTCTTCATGGCCTCAATAATACTCAGTATTGTACTGGCCGAAT
Protein-coding regions in this window:
- the LOC135150737 gene encoding putative ATP synthase protein YMF19; the protein is MPQLDKFTYFTQFFWSCLFLFTFYIAICNDGDGLLGISRILKLRNQLLSHQENNIRSKDPNSLEDILRKGFSTGVSYMYSSLFEVSQWCNAVDLLGKRRRIPLISCFGEISGSRGMERNIFYLISKSSYSTSSNPGWGITCRNDITLIHVPHGQRSFGF
- the LOC108203778 gene encoding uncharacterized protein LOC108203778; its protein translation is MDPNPNVIERLSLLSNLIAQVDETKLYWEQRLGLFWEHPPALDPEVVGQAMQETRDRIRDLEAQKSALVQQQQALIVQAAIDRANRGGD
- the LOC135150724 gene encoding LOW QUALITY PROTEIN: photosystem II CP43 reaction center protein-like (The sequence of the model RefSeq protein was modified relative to this genomic sequence to represent the inferred CDS: deleted 1 base in 1 codon), whose protein sequence is MKTLYSLRRFYPVETLFNGTLALAGRDQETTGFAWWAGNARLINLSGKLLGAHVAHAGLIVFWAGGMNLFEVAHFVPEKPMYEQGLILLPHLATLGWGVGPGGEVIDTFPYFVSGVLHLISSAVLGFGGIYHALLGPETLEESFPFFGYVWKDRNKMTTILGIHLILLGIGAFLLVFKALYFGGVYDTWAPGGGDVRKITNLTLNPSIIFGYLLKSPFGGEGWIVSVDDLEDIIGGHVWLGSICILGGIWHILTKPFAWARRALVWSGEAYLSYSLAALSVFGFIACCFVWFNNTAYPSEFYGPTGPEASQAQAFTFLVRDQRLGANVGSAQGPTGLGKYLMRSPTGEVIFGGETPRFWDLRAPWLEPLRGPTPFPFRVKK